CACGACTGGTTCGAGCGATACGGCGAAGCGGCGGTGTTCTTCTCCCGGCTGCTGCCGGTGATCCGCACCTTCATCTCCTTGCCGGCCGGCGTGGTCCGCATGAACTTCTGGAAGTTCACCCTTTACACAGTGCTCGGCTGCCTGCCGTGGACCTTCGCTCTCGCGTGGGTCGGCTACGAGATGGGGGCCCGGTGGGAGACCGTCGACCGGATCATGCGACCGATCTCCCTGGGCCTCGCGGTCGTTTTCGGCATCCTCCTGGTCTGGTTCGTGGTCCGCCGGGTCCGACAGGTGCGTGCCGACGCGGCCACGCCCCGATAGCCGGGCCACGGGAGGGTTTGCATCCCCCCTCGGGGATGGGAATGTTCAACAGATGCGCCCACCGACCCGATGGCCGATCGTGCAGCGGGCGATGGAGCTGTCCCCCGTCCGCCTCGCGGTCGCCGTCGTTCGGCGCGGCGGCGACGATCTGATCGGACCGCGTTCGGCGGGACTGGCGTTCTACGGGTTCCTCTCCCTGTTCCCGTTGCTGCTCCTCGGCCTCTCGGTGCTCGGGTTCGTCCTCGACGACGCTCAGGTGCGGGAATGGTCGGCGAGGATCGGGGAGGCGATCCCCGGCCTCGAGGCGCTCGTCGGGCGCAACCTCGAGACGTTGATCCGGGCCCGGGCGAGGATCGGGCTCCTGGGTCTGGTGTCGTTGTTGTGGGCCGCGGGAGGCGGGATCGGCGCCCTGCAGCGCGGCTTCGGCGCGATCTTCCGCGTGCCGGATCCGGGCTTCCTCCGGGCACGGCTCGCGGTGCTGCCGGCGGTGGTGATCCTGGGACTGCTCGGACTCGCTGCGATCACCGTGACCTCGGCCATCATGACCGTTCGGATCGGCGGGGCGTTCGCCGTGCCCACCAGGATCCTCACGCTGGTCGTGGCCTCGTGCGTCGCCGGCGGTGTGATCGCCCTCGCCTACTACCTGTTGACACCCGGTCGGTCACTTCCCCTGCGCGCGCACCTGCCCGGCGGTGCGCTGGGAGCGGTGGCGTGGACGGGACTGACCCTGCTCGGGAGCTGGTATGTGACCCGGGTGGTCGCGCAGAGCTCGGCGCTCTACGGCTCGATCGGCGCCGTCTTCGGACTGCTCGTCCTCCTGCAGCTGGCCGCGACGGCGGCCCTGTACGGAGCGGAGCTGTCCGCGGTCGTCGTCGAACGCCGACGTGGTGCGTCGCTGGGTGCGCCACCGCCCCCCGACGAAGCTACCTAGCTCCCCTTGCCGGTCGGACGCACGTCGGCGTCCGGAGCTTGGCGGCCCGCGCCGTCGGAGCGCTTCTCGAGCACGAACGGAACGCTCGAGAGAACCGCGCGCGGTTCATAGAGCAGCATCCGCTTGACGAACAGCGCGTTCTGGTTGTGCAGGAGCATGTGACGCCAGGTCGGGACGACGAACTCCGGGATGATCACGGCGCAGACGGTGTCCTCACGGACGGTGAAGCGGCGGACCTCCTCCTGCATCGGCTCGGTCAGATCGCGGAACGGCGCCTCGACGATATCGAGCGGGATGTCCAGGCCCTTCTCCGCCCACTCTTCGATCAGTCCGTGACTGACCTCGGAGTCGAGATCGAAGTACACCGCGCGGGTCTCGTTCGCATCGAGCGAGCGCGCGTAGTTGACCGCGCGGACGGTCGCGTCATGGACGGCCGAGACGAACACGAGCGCGACCGTGCGCTGGGGGATCAACGAGCGGGGCGTCGTCGCCGACGCCCGGTCGTCGGCGGCGACGGGCACGTCCGCGACGACGACGTTCGGCTCGCGGAGCAATCCCGCCTTGAGTCGGATCACCCGTCGGGCCCGGAGCAGATAGCCGAGGAGCCCCCCGGTCACGAGCTCGGGGATCACGATCGTGACGAAGTCCTCGGGTTCCCTCGCCACCCGTTTGAGCTCGCGGCGCATCGCGACGAGCAGGTCGTCCTTCTCGACACGGAGCCCCTCGATCGGCGGTGGATCGGCGAGGGCGAACTCGCGCCATCGCTGCCGGACGTCCGCCGGCACCTCGCCGGTGGGCGACGGGAACAGCACCCGGAACGACGCCGGACGGGAGGCGCGCACGTACCCGATCGCCTCGGCCGCTGCCGCGTCGAGATCGCGGATCAGCAGCAGAACGTGGTTGCGACCGTCGGCACCGACGCGCACCGCACCCCGGCGGAGCTGCAGCTTCACCGACTCGTAGTGCCGGTTCACGGACAGCAGCACGGGCACGAGCATCGCCATCGCGAGGATCGAGAGCCAGGCGCCGCCCGCGAACTTCGTGACGGTCACGACGACGAGGACGACGGTCGTCGTGACGCAC
The sequence above is a segment of the Actinomycetota bacterium genome. Coding sequences within it:
- a CDS encoding DedA family protein; protein product: MTDEVARYGYLAVFVLMVLESACVPVPSEVTMLFGGALASVGFAAPGQELDLVWVALWGTFGNLVGSWIAYAAGSWGGRPLFDRFGKYLLIRQHELDKAHDWFERYGEAAVFFSRLLPVIRTFISLPAGVVRMNFWKFTLYTVLGCLPWTFALAWVGYEMGARWETVDRIMRPISLGLAVVFGILLVWFVVRRVRQVRADAATPR
- a CDS encoding YihY/virulence factor BrkB family protein, whose protein sequence is MRPPTRWPIVQRAMELSPVRLAVAVVRRGGDDLIGPRSAGLAFYGFLSLFPLLLLGLSVLGFVLDDAQVREWSARIGEAIPGLEALVGRNLETLIRARARIGLLGLVSLLWAAGGGIGALQRGFGAIFRVPDPGFLRARLAVLPAVVILGLLGLAAITVTSAIMTVRIGGAFAVPTRILTLVVASCVAGGVIALAYYLLTPGRSLPLRAHLPGGALGAVAWTGLTLLGSWYVTRVVAQSSALYGSIGAVFGLLVLLQLAATAALYGAELSAVVVERRRGASLGAPPPPDEAT